One region of Dissulfurirhabdus thermomarina genomic DNA includes:
- a CDS encoding CBS and ACT domain-containing protein, which translates to MKVKNWMVREVITIGPGATVREAVDLMHRHSIRHLPVVDGAELLGLVTESNLRPYLFAAGRKEPRVSEVMIMNPITVDPNASVDSAARLIHQYKIGGLPVLEKRRLVGILTITDILAAFIELFGILQESSRVDLVLADREGALDEALKIIREAGGRVISIGMEVQSSRRKVHYIRVEKTDLAPIVEQLESHGHRVVSVLD; encoded by the coding sequence GTGAAGGTCAAGAACTGGATGGTCCGGGAGGTGATCACCATCGGCCCCGGCGCCACGGTGCGCGAGGCGGTGGATCTCATGCACCGCCATTCCATTCGGCACCTTCCGGTGGTGGACGGGGCCGAGCTGCTGGGGCTCGTCACCGAGAGCAACCTGCGTCCCTATCTCTTCGCGGCGGGGCGCAAGGAGCCCAGGGTCTCCGAGGTCATGATCATGAACCCCATCACGGTGGATCCCAACGCCAGCGTGGATTCGGCGGCCCGGCTCATCCACCAGTACAAGATCGGGGGGCTTCCCGTTCTCGAAAAGCGCCGCTTGGTGGGGATCCTGACCATCACCGACATCCTGGCGGCCTTCATCGAGCTCTTCGGCATCCTCCAGGAGAGTTCCCGGGTCGACCTCGTGCTCGCAGACCGGGAGGGGGCCCTGGACGAGGCATTGAAGATCATCCGGGAGGCCGGGGGGCGGGTCATCAGCATCGGCATGGAGGTCCAGTCGAGCCGACGGAAGGTTCACTACATCCGGGTGGAGAAGACGGACCTCGCCCCCATCGTGGAACAGCTCGAATCGCACGGGCACAGGGTGGTTTCGGTGCTGGATTGA
- a CDS encoding histone deacetylase family protein, whose product MTTPIPAGQTRRTALVRDERFLGHDPGPGHPESPDRLRVIYRALDEAPPAGECFVLPPREASPDQLAWNHSPEYVERIARAAAAGLPRSLDPDTVVGPGSWEAAVLAVGGVFAAVDALVEGRADTAFALVRPPGHHAEAGHAMGFCLFNNVALGARYARKVHGIDRVLVADWDLHHGNGTQHSFYEDPSVLYFSTHQFPYYPGSGRVEEAGHGEGEGFTVNVPLPPGVGDAGYAAVFDRVLAPAADRFRPGLVLVSAGFDPFIRDPLGGMRVTARGFGALAARVLTLAGRHCGGRVLFCLEGGYDPAGLRDGVRAVLAACAEGPGADPGPAPDPGPEVARVIDRVIEVHRGFQLLG is encoded by the coding sequence ATGACGACGCCGATCCCTGCCGGCCAGACCCGCCGGACCGCCCTGGTCCGGGACGAGCGCTTCCTGGGGCATGACCCCGGCCCCGGGCACCCCGAGTCCCCGGACCGGCTCCGGGTCATCTACCGGGCCCTCGACGAGGCGCCGCCGGCCGGGGAGTGCTTCGTCCTGCCCCCCAGGGAGGCCTCCCCGGACCAGCTCGCCTGGAACCATTCACCGGAATACGTGGAGCGCATCGCCCGCGCGGCCGCCGCCGGACTTCCCCGGAGTCTCGATCCCGACACCGTGGTGGGGCCCGGCTCGTGGGAGGCGGCCGTCCTCGCCGTGGGCGGTGTCTTCGCGGCCGTGGACGCCTTGGTGGAAGGACGCGCCGACACCGCCTTCGCCCTGGTGCGGCCCCCGGGCCACCATGCCGAGGCGGGGCACGCCATGGGCTTCTGCCTCTTCAACAACGTGGCGCTGGGGGCCCGCTACGCCCGGAAGGTCCACGGCATCGACCGGGTGCTCGTGGCGGACTGGGACCTCCACCACGGAAACGGCACCCAGCACAGCTTCTACGAGGACCCGAGCGTCCTCTACTTCTCCACCCACCAGTTTCCGTACTACCCGGGCAGCGGCCGGGTGGAAGAGGCGGGGCATGGGGAGGGGGAGGGGTTCACGGTGAACGTGCCGCTGCCCCCGGGGGTGGGAGACGCCGGCTACGCGGCGGTCTTCGACCGGGTCCTGGCTCCCGCGGCCGACCGCTTCCGGCCGGGCCTCGTCTTGGTCTCCGCCGGGTTCGATCCCTTCATCCGGGACCCCCTCGGCGGGATGCGGGTCACCGCCCGGGGATTCGGCGCGCTCGCGGCCCGGGTCCTCACCCTGGCCGGGCGGCATTGCGGCGGCCGGGTCCTCTTCTGCCTCGAGGGCGGCTACGACCCGGCGGGGCTGCGCGACGGCGTCCGGGCGGTGCTGGCGGCCTGCGCCGAGGGCCCGGGGGCGGACCCCGGGCCGGCCCCGGACCCCGGGCCCGAGGTGGCGCGGGTGATCGACCGGGTCATCGAGGTCCACCGGGGTTTCCAGCTCCTCGGCTGA
- a CDS encoding thermonuclease family protein, producing MRPFRGHSRIRGGGLYGCLAALALAAAFLCGAGCGPEAPAGQECRVTWVYDGDTIRLRTGEHVRYIGIDAPEVAHDDRPGDPLGTEAARRNRELVAGKTVRLEWDRERHDVHGRLLAYVWLPDGRMVEEILVEEGLARACAVPPNTAHFDEIVAAQRRAMAARRGLWALPPPVPERFYIGNRRSLRFHRPDCRYGRRTRRENRVRFESREEALRQGYCPCRRCRP from the coding sequence ATGAGACCTTTTCGCGGCCATTCGAGGATCCGCGGCGGCGGTCTTTATGGCTGCCTCGCGGCCCTGGCCCTGGCCGCCGCCTTCCTCTGCGGCGCGGGGTGCGGCCCGGAGGCGCCGGCGGGCCAAGAGTGTCGGGTCACCTGGGTCTACGACGGGGATACCATCCGCCTCCGCACCGGCGAACACGTTCGCTACATCGGGATCGACGCGCCGGAGGTCGCCCACGACGACCGCCCCGGGGATCCCCTCGGAACCGAGGCCGCCCGGCGGAACCGAGAACTCGTGGCCGGAAAGACCGTCCGCCTCGAGTGGGACCGCGAGCGGCACGATGTCCACGGCCGGCTCCTGGCCTACGTGTGGCTCCCGGACGGGCGGATGGTGGAGGAGATCCTGGTGGAAGAGGGCCTGGCCCGGGCCTGCGCCGTTCCGCCCAACACGGCCCACTTCGACGAGATCGTGGCCGCCCAGCGGCGGGCCATGGCCGCGCGGCGGGGGCTCTGGGCCCTGCCGCCGCCCGTGCCCGAGCGCTTCTACATCGGCAACCGGCGCTCCCTGCGGTTTCACCGGCCGGATTGCCGTTACGGCCGCCGGACCCGCCGGGAGAACCGGGTCCGATTCGAGAGCCGGGAGGAGGCCCTCCGGCAGGGCTACTGCCCGTGTCGCCGGTGCCGGCCCTGA
- a CDS encoding phosphoribosylaminoimidazolesuccinocarboxamide synthase, whose protein sequence is MEAPAVFETRFPGLRLAHRGKVRDVYAVGDDHLLVVATDRLSAFDVVLPTPIPGKGRILTRMSLFWFDRLGHVVPNHLVTADAARYPAECAPYRAALDGRSMLVRRARSLPVECIVRGYLAGSGWKDYQRDGRVCGIPLPAGLRESDRLPEPVFTPSTKAAVGEHDENVSFDQAARAIGRELAERVRDLSLALYREAAAHALQRGIIIADTKFEFGLAGDELLLIDEVLTPDSSRFWPADGYRPGGPQPSFDKQFVRDYLLSLDWDKRAPGPELPPEIVDKTRARYEEALRRLTAPA, encoded by the coding sequence ATGGAGGCCCCCGCCGTCTTCGAAACCCGTTTCCCGGGGCTTCGCCTCGCGCACCGCGGCAAGGTCCGGGACGTCTACGCCGTGGGAGACGACCACCTCCTCGTGGTCGCCACCGACCGCCTCTCCGCCTTCGACGTGGTGCTGCCGACCCCCATCCCCGGCAAGGGCCGCATCCTCACCCGGATGTCCCTCTTCTGGTTCGACCGCCTGGGGCACGTGGTTCCCAACCACCTCGTGACCGCCGACGCGGCCCGCTACCCGGCGGAGTGCGCCCCCTACCGGGCGGCTCTCGACGGCCGGAGCATGCTGGTCCGGCGGGCGCGGTCCCTCCCTGTGGAATGCATCGTCCGGGGGTATCTTGCCGGTTCCGGCTGGAAGGACTACCAGCGGGATGGCCGGGTCTGCGGCATCCCGCTGCCGGCGGGGCTCCGGGAATCGGACCGCCTGCCCGAGCCCGTCTTCACCCCCTCGACCAAGGCGGCGGTGGGTGAACACGACGAGAACGTGAGCTTCGACCAGGCCGCCCGGGCCATCGGGCGGGAGCTGGCCGAGCGGGTCCGGGATCTCAGCCTGGCCCTCTACCGCGAGGCCGCGGCCCATGCCCTCCAGCGCGGGATCATCATCGCCGACACCAAGTTCGAGTTCGGCCTGGCCGGGGACGAGCTCCTCCTCATCGACGAGGTCCTCACCCCCGACTCCTCCCGCTTCTGGCCCGCGGACGGCTACCGGCCCGGCGGCCCGCAGCCGAGCTTCGACAAGCAGTTCGTCCGGGACTACCTCCTCTCCCTCGACTGGGACAAGCGGGCGCCGGGGCCCGAGCTGCCCCCCGAGATCGTCGACAAGACCCGGGCCCGCTACGAGGAGGCTCTCCGGCGCCTCACCGCGCCCGCCTGA
- a CDS encoding asparagine synthase-related protein, translated as MEAALRRLEGGAAVALSGGVDSTLLLHLARRHVPGRVAAFHLVTSLQPATERRWAAVVAQRLGAELHFLHLDPLSVADVRANGPRRCYHCKRLLYGAVREQAAAAGLAHVLDGSNADDLDDDRPGLAALAELGVLHPLAEAGMGKGEIRRLAREAGLPGWNRPAQSCLATRIQVGQPLAPERMTLVERGEGVLRRFGVAPVRLRWGPAGFTLQVPPDYHPRLRDPALWGLLRRALEAAGVAPVDLDPRPRPSP; from the coding sequence GTGGAGGCGGCCCTCCGCCGGCTCGAGGGCGGGGCGGCCGTGGCCCTTTCCGGGGGCGTCGACAGCACCCTTCTCCTCCACCTGGCCCGGCGCCACGTGCCGGGGCGGGTGGCGGCCTTCCACCTGGTGACCTCCCTCCAGCCCGCCACCGAGCGGCGGTGGGCCGCCGTGGTGGCCCAACGCCTGGGGGCCGAACTCCACTTCCTGCATCTCGATCCCCTCTCCGTGGCGGACGTGCGGGCCAACGGCCCCCGGCGTTGCTATCACTGCAAGCGCCTCCTCTACGGGGCCGTCCGGGAGCAGGCCGCCGCCGCCGGCCTGGCCCACGTCCTGGACGGCTCCAACGCCGACGACCTCGACGACGACCGGCCGGGGCTGGCGGCCCTGGCGGAGCTCGGGGTCCTGCACCCGCTGGCGGAGGCCGGCATGGGGAAGGGGGAGATCCGCCGACTGGCCCGAGAGGCGGGCCTTCCCGGGTGGAACCGGCCGGCCCAATCCTGCCTGGCCACCCGCATCCAGGTGGGCCAGCCCCTGGCGCCGGAGCGGATGACCCTGGTGGAGCGGGGGGAGGGCGTGCTCCGCCGCTTCGGGGTGGCGCCGGTCCGGCTCCGCTGGGGACCGGCGGGTTTCACCCTGCAGGTCCCGCCGGACTATCACCCGAGGCTCCGGGATCCCGCCCTTTGGGGTCT
- a CDS encoding AAA family ATPase: MSTPPWMDTLLAPRTYPEPPETVRLVQTHISWVFLAGETVYKVKKPVDFGFLDFTTLDRRAHFCREEVRLNRRLCPDIYLGVVPITETDGTYALDGPGRVVEWAVAMRRLPEAGMMQRLIGEERLGPDEMERIVRRLVPFYREAASGPDVLRHGGLDTVRFNTEENFEQAAPFVGDLLDPAAFEEIRGYARSFLDRNAGLFAERERKGRIREGHGDLYSANICFDPEGDEVYIFDCIEFNERFRCGDVASDVAFLAMDLDYHGLADLSRDFTDAMARRLPDEELAAVMDFYKCYRAFVRCKIGCFTQAAPGIAPDDREAARREARRYLRLAHRYAGGGAAPTLYVFFGLSGTGKSTLAAAWAEKTGLPLYNSDRVRKEMAGLAPESREWEPFGQGIYDEAHTRRTYSGLIRRAGRHLAAGESVILDATYRSRRERARLRKVAEAAGARTRFVLCTCPEPEIRRRLEDRAAGPSVSDGRWEIYLRQRAVFEPPEDIPPGELVVVETTAAPEALLDRYLAGTALSRGAGNPGGPR; this comes from the coding sequence ATGTCGACCCCACCCTGGATGGATACCCTGCTTGCGCCCCGGACCTACCCGGAGCCGCCGGAGACGGTCCGGCTGGTCCAGACCCACATATCCTGGGTCTTCCTGGCCGGTGAGACCGTCTACAAGGTCAAGAAGCCCGTGGACTTCGGCTTTCTCGACTTCACCACCCTCGACCGGCGGGCCCACTTCTGCCGGGAGGAGGTCCGCCTCAACCGCCGCCTGTGCCCCGATATCTACCTGGGAGTGGTCCCCATCACCGAGACCGACGGCACCTATGCCCTGGACGGCCCGGGGCGTGTCGTGGAATGGGCCGTGGCCATGCGGCGGCTGCCGGAGGCCGGCATGATGCAGCGGCTCATCGGGGAGGAACGGCTCGGCCCGGACGAGATGGAGCGGATCGTCCGGCGGCTCGTCCCCTTCTACCGGGAGGCCGCCTCGGGGCCCGATGTCCTCCGCCACGGCGGCCTCGACACGGTGCGCTTCAACACCGAGGAGAACTTCGAGCAGGCGGCGCCCTTCGTGGGAGACCTCCTCGACCCGGCGGCCTTCGAAGAGATCCGGGGCTACGCCCGGTCCTTCCTGGACCGGAACGCGGGCCTCTTCGCGGAGCGGGAGCGGAAGGGCCGCATCCGGGAAGGCCACGGGGACCTCTACTCCGCCAACATCTGCTTCGACCCCGAGGGCGACGAGGTCTACATCTTCGACTGCATCGAGTTCAACGAGCGTTTCCGGTGCGGTGACGTGGCCTCCGACGTGGCCTTCCTGGCCATGGACCTCGACTACCACGGCCTCGCGGACCTCTCCCGGGACTTCACCGACGCCATGGCACGCCGCCTCCCCGACGAGGAGCTCGCGGCGGTGATGGACTTCTACAAGTGCTACCGGGCCTTCGTCCGGTGCAAGATCGGCTGCTTCACCCAGGCCGCCCCGGGCATCGCCCCGGACGACCGGGAGGCGGCCCGCCGCGAGGCGCGCCGCTACCTCCGGCTCGCCCACCGCTACGCCGGCGGCGGGGCCGCGCCCACCCTCTACGTCTTCTTCGGGCTCTCGGGCACCGGGAAGTCCACCCTGGCCGCGGCCTGGGCGGAAAAGACCGGTCTCCCCCTCTACAACTCCGACCGCGTCCGCAAGGAGATGGCCGGCCTTGCGCCGGAGTCGCGGGAGTGGGAACCCTTCGGCCAGGGCATCTACGACGAGGCCCACACGCGCCGGACCTACAGCGGCCTAATCCGCCGGGCCGGGCGCCACCTGGCGGCGGGGGAATCGGTGATCCTCGACGCCACCTACCGTTCCCGCCGGGAACGGGCACGTCTCCGGAAGGTCGCCGAGGCCGCCGGGGCGCGAACCCGCTTCGTGCTCTGCACGTGCCCCGAGCCGGAGATCCGCCGCCGCCTGGAAGACCGGGCCGCCGGTCCCTCGGTCTCCGACGGCCGCTGGGAGATCTACCTCCGCCAGCGGGCGGTCTTCGAGCCGCCGGAGGACATCCCGCCGGGCGAACTCGTGGTGGTGGAGACCACGGCGGCGCCGGAGGCCTTGCTCGACAGGTACCTTGCGGGCACCGCCCTCAGCCGAGGAGCTGGAAACCCCGGTGGACCTCGATGA
- the larB gene encoding nickel pincer cofactor biosynthesis protein LarB: protein MLEDRLRQLLTAVAHGEISPDGAVERLKTLPFEEIDGACLDHHRGLRKGFPEVVYGPGKTPRQVAEIMRRLRERGGPVLVTRVHAEQAESVQRLLPEAAYHPVARALTLPAERDEAGERAPGPAIRVVTAGTADIPVAEEACLTLELMGRPHERVYDVGAAGLHRVLHHLPSLREAPVVVAVAGMDGVLPGVLAGLLARPVVGVPTSTGYGTGQGGVAALLTMLNSCAPGLAVVNIDNGFGAAVLAGMIASVGSPAPP, encoded by the coding sequence ATGCTCGAAGATCGACTGCGACAACTCCTGACCGCCGTCGCGCACGGGGAGATCTCCCCGGACGGGGCGGTGGAACGCCTCAAGACCCTGCCCTTCGAGGAGATCGACGGCGCCTGCCTGGACCATCACCGGGGGCTCCGGAAGGGTTTCCCAGAGGTGGTCTACGGCCCGGGGAAGACCCCCCGGCAGGTCGCCGAGATCATGCGCCGGCTCCGGGAGCGCGGCGGGCCGGTCCTGGTGACGCGGGTCCATGCGGAGCAGGCCGAATCCGTGCAACGCCTGCTGCCGGAGGCCGCTTACCACCCCGTGGCCCGGGCCCTCACCCTGCCGGCGGAGCGGGACGAGGCCGGCGAGAGGGCGCCCGGCCCCGCCATCCGGGTGGTCACCGCCGGAACGGCCGACATCCCCGTGGCCGAGGAGGCCTGTCTCACCCTGGAACTCATGGGGCGGCCCCACGAGCGGGTCTACGACGTGGGGGCGGCGGGGCTCCACCGCGTGCTGCACCATCTCCCCTCCTTGCGGGAGGCCCCCGTGGTGGTGGCCGTGGCGGGAATGGACGGGGTGCTGCCGGGGGTGCTTGCCGGGCTCCTGGCGCGTCCCGTCGTCGGCGTGCCCACCAGCACGGGCTACGGCACCGGGCAGGGGGGGGTGGCCGCCCTCCTCACCATGCTCAACTCCTGCGCCCCGGGTCTCGCCGTGGTGAACATCGACAACGGGTTCGGCGCCGCCGTGCTCGCGGGCATGATCGCCTCGGTCGGGTCCCCGGCCCCGCCTTGA
- a CDS encoding homocysteine biosynthesis protein — MTTAHQVNKTYQEINEKIRAGQAVVVTADEMVDIVRKKGEVKAAREVDVVTTGTFSPMCSSGAFINFGHSVPGIKASQVWLNGVPAYAGLAAVDIYIGATEPRSDDPLNKVYPGEFLYGGGHVIQDLVAGRPVQLTAVAYGTHCYPNKGIDKKVTLADLPFAQLCNPRNAYQNYNCAVNVTGRTIYTYMGMLRPRLGNANYCTSGQLSPLFNDPYYQTIGIGTRIFLGGGTGYVVCAGTQHRPDVPRTERGVPTRPAGTLMVAGDLKQMHPRWLVGVSILGYGCSLAVGLGVPIPVLNEEIAFRTGVSDEEIVTQVVDYGHDYPNGKGRSLGEVTYAQLRSGTIDVGGVTVPTAPLSSLVRAREIADILKRWIAAGRFTLTEPAETLPSVTP, encoded by the coding sequence ATGACCACCGCCCACCAGGTCAACAAGACCTACCAGGAGATCAACGAGAAGATCCGCGCCGGCCAGGCGGTGGTGGTCACCGCCGACGAGATGGTGGACATCGTCCGGAAGAAGGGCGAGGTCAAGGCCGCCCGGGAGGTGGACGTGGTCACCACCGGGACCTTCTCGCCCATGTGCTCCTCCGGGGCCTTCATCAACTTCGGCCACAGCGTGCCCGGCATCAAGGCCAGCCAGGTCTGGCTGAACGGGGTTCCGGCCTACGCCGGGCTGGCCGCGGTGGACATCTACATCGGGGCCACGGAGCCCCGATCGGACGACCCGCTCAACAAGGTCTACCCCGGGGAGTTCCTCTACGGGGGCGGCCACGTCATCCAGGACTTGGTGGCGGGGCGGCCGGTGCAGCTCACGGCCGTGGCCTACGGGACCCATTGTTATCCCAACAAGGGCATCGACAAGAAGGTGACCCTGGCGGACCTTCCCTTCGCCCAGTTGTGCAACCCGAGGAACGCCTACCAGAACTACAACTGCGCGGTCAACGTGACGGGCCGGACCATCTACACCTACATGGGCATGCTCCGGCCCCGCCTCGGCAACGCCAACTACTGTACGTCGGGCCAGCTCAGCCCCCTCTTCAACGATCCCTACTACCAGACCATCGGCATCGGGACCCGGATCTTCCTCGGCGGGGGCACGGGGTACGTGGTCTGCGCCGGCACCCAGCACCGGCCGGACGTCCCGCGCACGGAACGGGGGGTCCCCACCCGGCCTGCGGGCACCCTCATGGTGGCCGGGGACCTCAAACAGATGCACCCGAGGTGGCTCGTGGGGGTGAGCATCCTGGGCTACGGGTGCTCCCTCGCGGTGGGGCTCGGGGTCCCCATCCCGGTCTTGAACGAGGAGATCGCCTTTCGGACCGGCGTCTCCGACGAGGAAATCGTGACCCAGGTGGTGGACTACGGCCACGACTATCCCAATGGAAAGGGGCGGAGCCTCGGGGAGGTCACCTACGCGCAGCTCCGCTCCGGCACCATCGACGTGGGAGGGGTCACGGTGCCCACGGCCCCGCTCTCGAGCCTCGTTCGGGCCCGGGAGATCGCCGACATCCTGAAGCGCTGGATCGCCGCCGGCCGGTTCACCCTGACCGAGCCCGCCGAGACGCTGCCCTCCGTGACACCTTGA